The proteins below come from a single Gammaproteobacteria bacterium genomic window:
- a CDS encoding NAD(P)H-binding protein, whose amino-acid sequence MLRFPLTHSLRVAAALVVLTSTAATAQQRVLIIGGAGHAGSAVARMLIERGDHVTAFVRATTDRSKLEGLPVDYVVGDAMKADEVAAALEGKQFDVMFETVQVWPGTEASYTQMYENFVPWAKRMGIKQFISIGGGCGENPREDCPLSPPLYELSQDMNQSEHILRDSGVPYTIIRVGVLIPSNPFHPDADKRSGTSYMTTDLTRFGGVLRVDLNEQIVACIGAERCLNKTFIIDDPTIKPQIDHWICKRANEGPVVSGNVPACGPMPRVTEAQLRGSP is encoded by the coding sequence ATGCTGAGATTTCCGTTGACACATTCGCTACGTGTTGCTGCGGCGCTGGTTGTGCTCACATCGACTGCGGCGACGGCGCAGCAGCGGGTGTTGATCATCGGCGGGGCGGGGCATGCGGGGTCGGCGGTTGCGAGGATGCTGATCGAGCGGGGTGATCATGTCACGGCGTTTGTGCGGGCCACCACCGACCGATCCAAGCTGGAAGGCTTGCCCGTCGATTACGTGGTCGGCGACGCCATGAAGGCGGATGAAGTGGCTGCCGCCCTCGAAGGCAAGCAGTTCGACGTGATGTTCGAGACCGTGCAGGTCTGGCCCGGTACCGAGGCTAGCTATACCCAGATGTACGAAAACTTCGTCCCCTGGGCCAAGCGCATGGGCATAAAACAATTCATCAGCATCGGCGGCGGTTGCGGCGAAAACCCAAGGGAGGACTGCCCGCTCAGCCCACCGCTGTATGAGCTTTCCCAGGATATGAACCAGTCCGAGCACATTCTTCGGGATTCCGGCGTGCCCTACACGATCATCCGCGTCGGCGTACTGATTCCATCCAACCCATTTCATCCCGACGCCGACAAGCGAAGCGGCACGTCGTACATGACGACGGACCTGACCCGGTTCGGCGGCGTGCTGCGCGTCGATCTGAACGAGCAGATCGTGGCCTGCATCGGCGCCGAGCGCTGCCTTAACAAGACCTTTATCATCGATGACCCCACGATAAAACCGCAGATCGACCACTGGATCTGCAAGCGGGCAAATGAAGGCCCCGTCGTGTCCGGAAACGTTCCGGCCTGCGGCCCGATGCCGCGCGTCACCGAAGCCCAGTTGAGAGGAAGCCCATGA
- a CDS encoding BrnA antitoxin family protein, whose translation MKKSYDFSKSVKNPYLRKPKKQLTIRLDEDTIDYFRSLAGQSGIPYQSLINLYLRDCVAEKKTLRLEWAS comes from the coding sequence ATGAAAAAATCATACGACTTTTCAAAATCGGTCAAGAACCCGTACCTTCGGAAACCGAAGAAACAACTGACGATTCGATTGGATGAAGACACGATCGATTACTTTCGCTCACTTGCCGGGCAAAGCGGCATTCCGTATCAGAGCCTGATCAACCTGTACCTGCGCGACTGTGTTGCGGAGAAGAAGACGCTGCGACTTGAATGGGCGAGTTAG
- a CDS encoding BrnT family toxin produces MSDPRFEWDKRKASENNRKHGITFEEAMSAFLDENARVIPDPEHSDDEDRFVLLGLSVRLRLLVVVHCYRGGDDLIRIISARKAHPSERKQYSDFLQ; encoded by the coding sequence ATGAGTGATCCGAGGTTCGAATGGGACAAGCGCAAGGCGTCGGAAAACAATCGGAAACACGGCATAACTTTCGAAGAGGCCATGTCTGCGTTTCTCGATGAAAATGCGCGAGTCATCCCCGACCCCGAACACTCAGACGACGAGGACCGGTTTGTGCTGCTCGGACTCAGCGTTCGGCTTAGATTGCTGGTGGTAGTACATTGCTATCGCGGGGGAGACGATCTGATCCGGATCATTTCTGCGCGCAAAGCGCATCCATCGGAAAGAAAACAATACTCGGACTTTTTGCAATGA
- a CDS encoding GNAT family N-acetyltransferase, whose product MKEFRVDAFTRLRELTGEDAGALYALVDGNRNYLRQWLPWVDRQQGSQDSAQFIEGARRDNRAGVALTLGIEYQGEIAGVIAFHEFDRDNCQTSMGFWISSSHQGKGIVSSSYKRLIEHAFTDLGLNRVVMKIAEGNLRSRRVAERLGLACEETSRQSEWLYDHYVNQVIYAITADQWSSGRTD is encoded by the coding sequence TTGAAGGAATTCAGAGTTGATGCATTTACACGGCTGCGCGAATTGACTGGTGAGGATGCCGGCGCCCTTTATGCGCTGGTCGATGGCAATCGGAACTACCTGAGGCAGTGGCTGCCCTGGGTGGATAGGCAGCAAGGGTCACAGGATTCCGCGCAGTTCATCGAAGGCGCAAGAAGGGACAATCGGGCGGGAGTTGCCTTGACTCTGGGTATTGAGTACCAGGGAGAGATCGCAGGAGTAATCGCATTCCATGAATTCGACAGGGATAACTGTCAGACTTCAATGGGATTCTGGATTTCTTCCTCCCATCAGGGAAAAGGAATCGTCTCAAGCAGCTACAAGAGGTTGATCGAACACGCATTCACGGATCTCGGGCTAAACCGAGTGGTCATGAAAATCGCCGAAGGCAATCTTCGAAGCAGACGAGTGGCGGAACGCCTTGGTCTTGCTTGCGAGGAAACCAGCAGGCAGTCGGAATGGCTATACGACCACTATGTGAATCAAGTCATCTACGCAATCACGGCGGATCAATGGTCATCTGGCCGAACTGATTGA
- a CDS encoding NAD(P)-binding protein yields MTVLIVGGGIGGLAAAVALRRAGINARVFERAGEIREVGAGVTIWSNAVTALQSLGLGKQVRSLGSEMLRINVLSAKGMLISSVDVGAISRECGAPSLALHRADLQRMLLDALDTDQVHTAKECVGVKQDRNGVTLHFADGTEAAGEIAIGADGVRSAVRSSLFGSQKLRSARYYCYRGMAETPRVTKHEVLSVLLPGIQLGVFPEVRPDEAYWFLCRNKPFDAAWADAEYDHMAFLRSVSRELPAELGAMILGTHPERILVDDVLDRPPDKHWGQGRVSLVGDAAHPMAPTFGQGACMAIEDAVVLADSLRRANDPGSGLREYENRRHPRTATTTRLSWHYGNIFQWEQRVPVMFRTLFAASPFGPWNLRRILHKALRFHLPDLA; encoded by the coding sequence ATGACGGTGCTGATAGTCGGTGGTGGAATCGGTGGTCTGGCGGCGGCCGTAGCGTTGCGCCGCGCAGGCATCAACGCCCGGGTTTTTGAACGTGCTGGTGAGATTCGCGAGGTGGGGGCCGGGGTAACGATATGGTCGAACGCCGTCACGGCACTCCAGAGCCTGGGGCTGGGCAAGCAGGTTCGATCACTGGGTTCGGAAATGCTCCGGATCAACGTCCTGTCCGCCAAAGGGATGCTGATCTCTTCAGTCGACGTGGGGGCGATTTCCCGTGAATGCGGCGCGCCGTCACTCGCATTGCATCGGGCCGATTTGCAGCGAATGCTGCTTGATGCGCTGGATACGGATCAGGTGCATACCGCGAAGGAGTGTGTTGGCGTCAAACAGGACCGGAATGGCGTAACGCTTCATTTTGCCGATGGCACGGAGGCTGCGGGAGAGATTGCGATCGGCGCGGATGGCGTCCGTTCGGCAGTCCGATCGTCATTGTTCGGAAGCCAAAAACTTCGGTCTGCGCGGTACTACTGCTATCGGGGCATGGCCGAAACGCCCAGGGTCACGAAGCACGAGGTTCTCTCGGTGCTGCTTCCCGGAATTCAGCTCGGTGTGTTTCCCGAGGTCAGGCCGGACGAGGCCTATTGGTTCCTGTGTCGGAACAAGCCGTTCGATGCCGCCTGGGCGGATGCCGAGTACGATCACATGGCGTTCCTTCGATCAGTCTCCAGGGAATTGCCCGCAGAACTCGGTGCAATGATCCTGGGAACCCACCCGGAGCGGATTCTCGTCGACGATGTTCTTGATCGTCCCCCGGACAAGCACTGGGGGCAGGGCCGGGTCAGCTTGGTCGGCGATGCTGCCCATCCGATGGCCCCGACCTTTGGCCAGGGCGCCTGCATGGCCATCGAGGACGCGGTCGTCCTCGCGGACAGCCTTCGGCGTGCGAATGACCCAGGATCCGGATTGAGGGAATACGAGAACAGACGTCACCCGCGAACGGCGACGACCACAAGGCTTTCATGGCACTACGGAAACATTTTCCAATGGGAGCAACGTGTACCGGTGATGTTCAGAACATTGTTTGCCGCGTCACCCTTCGGTCCCTGGAACCTGCGCAGAATTCTGCACAAAGCATTGCGTTTCCATCTACCCGACTTGGCCTGA
- a CDS encoding SOS response-associated peptidase — protein MCGRFNIITDPRAWMDALDVLYSILDDSDFEPRYNISPSEPPLPAGSQRASPRRITRVPIVLQRGDELVGEDAIWPLIPVWARGEVPKYSTANARSEEMADKNAYRNAWKREQRCLIYATGFYEWQARPGFRTKQPWHIRLKGQDGFAFGGLWESSRANDGTEVLSCTIVTLPANELMRGIHNAGRNRHRMPLILPWDAQKAWLQAPAKSALDKVAAVPSEALEAWPVSTAVNNPNFNDARILEPIQA, from the coding sequence GTGTGCGGGCGATTCAACATCATCACCGATCCCAGGGCGTGGATGGACGCGCTCGATGTCCTTTACTCGATCCTTGATGACAGCGATTTCGAACCGCGCTACAACATCAGCCCTTCCGAACCGCCGCTTCCGGCCGGGTCCCAGCGCGCCTCGCCCCGGCGCATTACTCGCGTTCCCATCGTCCTGCAGCGGGGCGACGAGCTCGTCGGCGAAGATGCCATCTGGCCGCTGATTCCGGTGTGGGCGCGAGGAGAAGTGCCGAAGTACAGCACCGCCAATGCGCGCTCCGAGGAGATGGCGGACAAGAACGCCTATCGCAACGCATGGAAGCGCGAACAGCGCTGCCTGATCTACGCCACCGGGTTCTACGAATGGCAGGCCCGCCCCGGTTTCAGGACCAAGCAACCCTGGCATATACGGCTGAAAGGGCAGGACGGGTTCGCGTTCGGCGGACTCTGGGAGAGTTCACGCGCGAATGACGGCACGGAGGTCCTGTCCTGCACGATCGTGACGCTGCCCGCCAACGAACTGATGCGCGGGATTCACAACGCCGGCCGCAACCGGCACCGCATGCCGTTGATACTTCCGTGGGACGCGCAGAAGGCCTGGCTCCAGGCGCCTGCAAAATCGGCCTTGGACAAGGTCGCCGCCGTACCCTCCGAAGCATTGGAGGCCTGGCCCGTCTCCACCGCCGTCAACAATCCCAACTTCAACGACGCCCGCATCCTGGAACCGATCCAAGCATGA